In Flavobacterium hankyongi, the genomic window GAAATTGTAAAAAAATGTCTAGGTCTTACTTTTGAAACCAACAAAACCACTGAGTATTTTCATGAGGTTCCAAATTTTGAAGACTACAGAATTTTAGCAAATGGTAAAAAAGATAATGCAAAATTTGATGAATACACTCAGGTTTTTGAAGAAAAACATGGTTATATTAATAACTTAAGTATTCTTGACTTGTTATTCAACGAAGGACGCTATGCTCTTGATTATCTAAAAAAACAATCTATTTAGAGCTACTTTATCTCTATTCTTGCCATTACAGGTAAATGGTCTGAATTAATAAATTCAGGAAAATTTGTAAAGCTCTTAACAGCCATTCTAGAATCTGCAAAAATATAGTCAATACGAGCAGGATAATATTTAAAATTATAGGTTTGGCCAAATCCTTTTCCAGCTTCTTCAAAACTATCTTGTAAATCGCCTTTAATTACTCTATACACATACGAAAAGGCGCTGTTGTTCATATCTCCACAAACGACTAATGGAAATTTAGATGTCTTCTTATGTTCCATTATTATTTCAGCTTGTTGTTGTTGCTTTTTGAAAGCTTCGCTAATACGTTTAAAAACCATTTGTGATTTCTGTTGATTTATTCCTTCAACATTCTCAGACATTTCATTAACATCTGGAGAAATTTTAATAGATTCTAAATGTATATTGTAAACTCTTACAATGTCTTTTCCCACTTTAATATCTGCAAAAATGGCATCATTATTAGAATTGGGAAACACTATTTTTCCTTCGTCAACTATTGGAAATTTAGAGAATATGGCATTCCCCGTTTTTATTTTATCTCCTTTCATGAAAATGGCACGGTAAGGATAAATTTTCAAGTCAATCTTTGCAGATGCTGAAGTCGAATACTCTTGAATACACAGTACATCAGGATTGTTTTCATTCACAAACTTCAAAATATCTTGAGCAACATCATCTCTTGGTATCCAATTAAAAAGATTAAGTAAACGAACATTATATGTCATAACTACAAAATCTTTATCTGAAACTTCACTTTCGTTTGATGAAAACTTATAAAACTTATTAATAAAAGTTATTCCTAATAGTAAGACCAAACCAGATAAAAACATTTGCCTCTTAAACTGAAAAAACCAGTACCCAAAAAACAATGCATTTAAAATCAAGAAAAATGGTAAAATAAGTGTAAGTACAGATAATAAAGGAAACCACTTAGGTGCCAAAAATGGTAGCACATAAGCAAGAAACGTCAATATAGTTAAAACTATATTGAAGAAAAACGCAACTTTATTAAACCACGACAGGTTTTTCATTATTAATTATCTAGTTTAAAAACTAACATTAAATAAATAGTAAAACATTTTATTTTCCAGCCTTAAACAAAAATTCTTTTTCTTCCTTAGTAAGACTGTCATATCCCGACTGACTTATTTTATCCAAAATCTCATCTATTTGTTGTTGTGCTCTGTCTTTTGTTACTACTCTGCTTGTTGTTTTTGTAGGATTACTAGATTTGGGGTTTTTATGTACTTTTTTAAATGGGGTCGTTTCTTTTGATGAGAACAAATTAACAAAAAAATCGAGAACTGAATTAAATCCTGAAGATAAATCAGTTCCAGATTGCAATGCTTTTATGTATATAAAGCCAAATAGTGCTCCTCCAATGTGAGCTAAATGTCCTCCAGAGTTTTCTAATGGCAATTGAATTAAATCTATTACTAAAAACACAATGGCTATATGCCAAAGCTTTACATTTCCTATTAATGCAAGTCTCAAATTCATGTAGGGACTATAGGTCGTGGTCGCAATCAATATTGCCATCACAGAAGCCGATGCTCCAACTAGCAATCCACTTTTATTTTGTAAAAAAGGAAGAAATAAATAAGCGATTAAATACAATAATCCTCCTAAAACACCTCCTAAAACGTACAATCCAACTAATTGTTTTTGAGTAAAAAAAGTGGTAAAGAGCTTTCCAGAAAAATTAAGCATTATCATATTAAACAGAATATGAAAAAAGCCACTATGGAAAAATGAATATGAAAATAATGTCCAAGGTTTCATCAATAACTGATTTAGATTTGATGACAACCCAACATAATTGTAATAATTAATAGGAACATTAAAAAGTTTTAATAACGCAAAAAGAACGCTCGGAATAGCAAAAAGCAATATGTTCCAAAATATTAATTTGGTTGTCATATCACCCATTTTATATTGCGACTTGAAATCGTCTATTAAACTCATTTATTTAATTTAATGCTATTACAATTATAATAAATTAATTCCAACGACGGTCGTTAAATGAATTTTTCTTCCAATACCACATCATGATAAAACCAACAATAGCACCACCTATATGAGCAAAATGTGCAATACCTGTACCACCACCTCCAAAGATGGAACCACCTTTAAGACCTAAAAACAAATCGATAACCAATAATCCAGGCACAAAATATTTTGCTTTTATAGGAATAGGAATAAACATTAAAGCCAATTCAGCATTTGGAAACATAAATGCAAATGCAGTAAGTAAACCATAAATAGCTCCAGATGCTCCTACAGCTGGTACTATATATGCTGAAATGAACTCAGTAAAATCATTTTTAGATAAAATTTGTTCCCAACCTAAATTATACTGCCCTTCATTGAGTAAATTTAAAATATCTTCTGTTTTTTGACCATTTGCAATCAAGGTGTTTAGTCCTGAATGAAAATTATAATAGTTAACTAAAGAATGTAATAATGCTGCACCCAAACCACACGATATATAAAAGAACAAAAACTTTTTACTTCCCCAGAAATGTTCTAAAGCACTTCCAAAAGAATACAAAGCAAACATGTTGAAAAAAATATGTCCAATATTTCCATGCATGAACATGTGAGTTAAAGGTTGCCATACTCTAAATGCATTACTTTCAAAATAATGAAGTGACAATAGTTGTTCTGCTTGAGGAACAAACTGAGTTCCAATAAAAAAAATGATATTAATAATCAGTAATTGTTTTACTGTTGGTGTTATTTGTATCATACGCTAAATTTTTTATCTAAATCTTCTACACTCAATGTGATAAAAGTAGGTTTATTAAAAGGTGATATTGAAGTTTCTTTACAGCCAAATAAATTGTTCACTAAATTTTCCTGAGCAACTTCTGTTAGCAAAGTTCCAGTTTTAACTGCTAAACTCTTTGCCATCG contains:
- a CDS encoding endonuclease/exonuclease/phosphatase family protein, whose amino-acid sequence is MKNLSWFNKVAFFFNIVLTILTFLAYVLPFLAPKWFPLLSVLTLILPFFLILNALFFGYWFFQFKRQMFLSGLVLLLGITFINKFYKFSSNESEVSDKDFVVMTYNVRLLNLFNWIPRDDVAQDILKFVNENNPDVLCIQEYSTSASAKIDLKIYPYRAIFMKGDKIKTGNAIFSKFPIVDEGKIVFPNSNNDAIFADIKVGKDIVRVYNIHLESIKISPDVNEMSENVEGINQQKSQMVFKRISEAFKKQQQQAEIIMEHKKTSKFPLVVCGDMNNSAFSYVYRVIKGDLQDSFEEAGKGFGQTYNFKYYPARIDYIFADSRMAVKSFTNFPEFINSDHLPVMARIEIK
- a CDS encoding rhomboid family intramembrane serine protease, translated to MSLIDDFKSQYKMGDMTTKLIFWNILLFAIPSVLFALLKLFNVPINYYNYVGLSSNLNQLLMKPWTLFSYSFFHSGFFHILFNMIMLNFSGKLFTTFFTQKQLVGLYVLGGVLGGLLYLIAYLFLPFLQNKSGLLVGASASVMAILIATTTYSPYMNLRLALIGNVKLWHIAIVFLVIDLIQLPLENSGGHLAHIGGALFGFIYIKALQSGTDLSSGFNSVLDFFVNLFSSKETTPFKKVHKNPKSSNPTKTTSRVVTKDRAQQQIDEILDKISQSGYDSLTKEEKEFLFKAGK
- a CDS encoding rhomboid family intramembrane serine protease — translated: MIQITPTVKQLLIINIIFFIGTQFVPQAEQLLSLHYFESNAFRVWQPLTHMFMHGNIGHIFFNMFALYSFGSALEHFWGSKKFLFFYISCGLGAALLHSLVNYYNFHSGLNTLIANGQKTEDILNLLNEGQYNLGWEQILSKNDFTEFISAYIVPAVGASGAIYGLLTAFAFMFPNAELALMFIPIPIKAKYFVPGLLVIDLFLGLKGGSIFGGGGTGIAHFAHIGGAIVGFIMMWYWKKNSFNDRRWN